Genomic segment of Streptomyces zhihengii:
CCCAAGACCGTCGTCATCTCGGCCGCCGAGGTCCGCAAGGCCATCGAGGAGCCGGTCAACGCCATCGTCGACGCCGTGAAGACCACCCTCGACAAGTGCCCGCCGGAGCTCTCCGGCGACGTCATGGACCGGGGCATCGTGCTCACCGGCGGCGGCGCCCTGCTGCGCGGGCTCGACGAGCGGCTGCGCCGCGAGACGGGCATGCCGATCCACATCGCCGAGGACCCGCTGGACTCGGTGGCCCTCGGATCCGGCAAGTGCGTCGAGGAGTTCGAGGCGCTCCAGCAGGTGCTGGACGCCCAGCCGCGTCGTTAGGCAGCCGGCGGCCCGCATCCCGCCGGGCCGCCGCTCCGCCGTACGGGGGGTGCGAACGACCTCGGAAGGGGGTTCTTCCGTCTCCGTCACGGCCGCAGGACCGTTCCACATACGAACACCACCATTCCGACGAGGAAGGCACGGCCGCCGCACGTGAGGGACACGAAAGAGAGCCGGCTGCTCCTGGTGCTGCTGATCGCCATCGCGTTCGCACTGATCACGGTGGACATCCGCGGCGGCGAGGAGTCACCGGTGGACGGAGCCCGACAGGCCGCGGCAACGGTCTTCGGCCCCGTCGAGAACGGGGTCGCGGCGGCCGTCGACCCGATCGGCAACGCCATCGGAGCCGTACGCGACTCCGGCGAGCGCCACGACCGCATCAGCGAACTGGAGCGGGAGAACGCCGAGCTGAAGCAGCGCCTCGGCAGCGACGACCGCAACCGCAGCAGGCTCCGCGAACTGGACGGCCTGATCCGGACGGCGGCGGCGGGCCAGTACGGCATCAAGGGCGCCGAGGTCATCGCCATAGGAGCGGCCCAGGGCTTCTCCTGGACGGTCACCATCGACATCGGCGCCGACGACGGCATCACCCGCGACATGACCGTCATCAACAGCGACGGACTCGTCGGCCGGGTCACCACCGTCGGCCCCCGCGCCTCCACGGTGCTGCTCGCCAGCGACCCCGACTTCACCGTCGGCACCCGCATGGAGAAGAGCAACGAACTCGGCTTCGCCACCGGCCAGGGCGACCGGCCGCTGATGGTGCAGCTCCTCAACGGCAAGGCCAAGGTGAAGAAGGGCGACCGGCTCGTCACCTTCGGCTCCCAGGGCAACAAGCCGTTCGTCCCGGGCGTCCCGGTCGGCGAGGTGGTCGGCGTCGACCCGGCCGGCGGCGACCTCACCCGCGACATCCACGTCCGCCCGTACGCCGCGTTCAGCAAGCTCGACATCGTCGGCGTCGTCGTGCAGGCCCCGCGCACGGATCCCCGGGACACCGTCCTGCCGCCCAAGCCCGAGAAGGCCCGCCCGACGCCCACCGTCACGGTGACCGTCACGCCCGGCGCCGACGGCTCCGTCGAGGGACAGGCCGACACGCAGCCCCAGGGGCAGACCGACGGCCGGGTCCGCGAGCAGCAGGACGGACAGCCGCAGACCCCGGACGACGCCGGGACCGCCCAGGACGGCGGAGCGGACCCACCGGGCCCCACAGGCACCGCCGGCCCGAACGACGAGTAAACAGGAGCTGATCCGTCCATGCGTGTCAACCGGATGCTGCTCTCCACGACGCTGGTCGTGGTCGCCCTCGTCATCCAGGTCACCGTCCTCGCCCGCCTCCAGCTTCCCGGCGCCGTCCCGGACCTGATGCTGCTCACCGTCCTCGGACTGGCCATGGTCTACGGCCATGTCGCGGGCGCGCTCATCGGATTCGGCGCCGGCCTCCTCGCGGACATCGCGCCGCCCGCCGACCACGCGGCCGGGCGCTACGCCCTCGTGCTGTGCGTCATCGGCTACCTCGCCGGCCTGATCAAGCCCGACAACGGGCAGCAGCTCCGCTCGGCGACCGGCCCGATGGCCGTCGTCGTCGGCGCCGCGGTCGGCTCCACCCTGCTGTACGCCGGAGTGGGCGCACTCGTCGGCGACACCGCCGCGCGCCATGTCGGGCTCGGCGGCCTGCTGTTCACGGCCGCCGTGTACGACCTGATCCTCGCGCCCTTCACCGTGCCCCTGAT
This window contains:
- the mreC gene encoding rod shape-determining protein MreC, producing MRDTKESRLLLVLLIAIAFALITVDIRGGEESPVDGARQAAATVFGPVENGVAAAVDPIGNAIGAVRDSGERHDRISELERENAELKQRLGSDDRNRSRLRELDGLIRTAAAGQYGIKGAEVIAIGAAQGFSWTVTIDIGADDGITRDMTVINSDGLVGRVTTVGPRASTVLLASDPDFTVGTRMEKSNELGFATGQGDRPLMVQLLNGKAKVKKGDRLVTFGSQGNKPFVPGVPVGEVVGVDPAGGDLTRDIHVRPYAAFSKLDIVGVVVQAPRTDPRDTVLPPKPEKARPTPTVTVTVTPGADGSVEGQADTQPQGQTDGRVREQQDGQPQTPDDAGTAQDGGADPPGPTGTAGPNDE
- the mreD gene encoding rod shape-determining protein MreD, with amino-acid sequence MRVNRMLLSTTLVVVALVIQVTVLARLQLPGAVPDLMLLTVLGLAMVYGHVAGALIGFGAGLLADIAPPADHAAGRYALVLCVIGYLAGLIKPDNGQQLRSATGPMAVVVGAAVGSTLLYAGVGALVGDTAARHVGLGGLLFTAAVYDLILAPFTVPLIMWLARRSDNDPLAENQNSGGTDVASGWLSSGTGLRIGAQRSGLRIKAARTRAARAGRIKGVKRL